The sequence below is a genomic window from Lolium perenne isolate Kyuss_39 chromosome 7, Kyuss_2.0, whole genome shotgun sequence.
atgcccaattaaatctcactataatcatcatgatatgtatgtgcattgtcatgctctctttatttgtcaattgcccaactgtaatttgttcacccaacatgctgtttgtcttatgggagagacacctctagtgaactgtggaccccggtccaattctctttactgaaatacaatctctttgcaatacttgttttcttgttttctgcaaacaatcatcttccacacaatacggttaatcctttgttacagcaagccggtgagattgacaacctcactgtttcgttggggcaaagtactttggttgtgttgtgcaggttccacgttggcgccggaatccctggtgttgcgccgcactacatcccgccgccatcaaccttcaacgtgcttcttgactcctactggtccgattaaaccttggtttcttactgagggaaacttgccactgtgcgcatcacaccttcctcttggggttcccaacggacgtgccaaccacacgcatcagcccacttcccttctctctcctaatctctctcctccaactaagcaaatttattatattttatctcttatagccagtgatgtctacgccccctccttttcctgtagacagtgttgggcctccaagagcagaggtttgtagaacagcagcaagttttcccttaagtggatcacccaaggtttatcgaactcagggaggaagaggtcaaagatatccctctcatgcaaccctgcaaccacaaagcaagaagtctcttgtgtccccaacacaccaaataggtgtactagttcggcgaagagatagtgaaatacaggtggtataaataagtatgagcagtagcaacggtgccagaaaatagcttgctggcgtgtagttgatggtggtagtattgcagcagtagtaacgcaaagaaaacaagaacaagcagcgatagcagtatttaggaacaaggcctagggattacactttcactagtggacactctcaacattgatcacataacagaatagataaatgcatactctacactcttgttggatgatgaacacattgcgtaggattacatgaaccctcaatgccggagttaacaagctccacaattcaatgttcatatttaaataaccttagagtgcatgaaagatcaattcgactaaaccaagtactagcatagcatgcacactgtcaccttcatgctatgtaggaggaataatacacatcaatactatcatagcaatagttaacttcataatctacaagagatcataatcatagcataaaccaagtactaacacggatgcacacactgtcaccattacaccgtgcaggaggaataaaactactttaataacattgctagagtagcacatagataaattgtgatacaaagcacattgcaatcataaagagatataaataagcacttcactatgctcttcataacagtgaataagtattctgtgaaatatagcctaagagacccacacggtgcacacactgtcacctttacacacgtgggacaaggagtctccggagatcacataagtaaaattcacttgactagcataatgacatctagattacaagcatcatcatatgaatctcaatcatgtaaggcagctcatgagattattgtattgaagcacatatgagagagatgaaccacatagctaccggtatagccccgagcctcgatggagaactactccctcctcatgggagcagcagcagtgatgaagatggcggtggagatggcagcggtgtcgatggagaagccttccgggggcacttccccgttccggcggcgtgccggaacagagactctgtccccggatcttggcttcgcgatggcggcggctctggaaggtttctgtgggtttcgtcgatcgtaatagggttttcgcgacggaggctttaaataggcggaagggcagcctcggagggggcctggggccaccacaccatagggcggcgcggcccccctctggccgtgccagggtgtagtgtggggcccccagggcttccctctggcggctctcgggtgttctggaaggttccgggaaaaatagggacctgggcgttgatttcgtccaattccgagaatattggatttctgaaaccaaaaacagcagaaaacaggaactggcacttcggcatctcgtcaataagttagttccagaaaacgcataaatatgacataaaatgtgcatataacatgtagatatcatcaataatgtggcatggaacataagaaattatcgatacgtcggagacgtatcagccagctgactgtaccttattgtacttgctcttataaGAGTTTTAGCAAGCTAATTTGGCTTGCCAAGCCATGTTATAATAATCAAAGGAGGAAGTATTTCATAGTGAGATAGTGAGATGTTGCACCTGAAACCACAAATGTAGACCGAAATATATGTAGCTCGTTTATTTTTCAAAATTTAAAGAGCAACATTTTAATGTTTAAAACTCTGAAATTAAATCTgcgtgtagatgatgatgatgtgtGCTACCAACATGCAAAGTTCAACTCGAAATATATTATTCGGTGTTGTGCAAAAATGACAATACAGAACATCTATAGTGGTGAACAGTGCAAAATTTCAAAATCTGATAGTTTATGTCATTTTCGTGGAGCCCTGAATATAAGACATCTGGTGTTCATTTTTGCACACCGATAGAAATATAGAATACAACATTCCAGTTATTTCAGTTTATTTTGAAAACTTTAAAATGTTGTTTTCCAATTGTCTAAAGATGTAGCTGGCACTAAAAAATCCACTCCCGATGTTGCACACTTGTAGTACCTCTGTCTATAAAAAGACGTTACCAATTTGTTTGAATTTAGATATATCTATGTATATATATTAAAAAAATACCTAAATgcattaaaattttaaaaaaattctgACATTTTTTAATGGACGGAGGGAGTGAACACAACCCACCGTTTTGtcagaaaaaaaaaacacacacaGGCATACAGCGATCGATGAGGGTGGGCCCAGACCCTCGCCGTCCCCCACTGCCGGAAAGCGAGGCTTTACTGTAGAGTCCAAACAAAGGACGTGCGCCCGGCGGTGGCCCGCGTGGATTCGTGCCACGCCATTTTGCAGCAGCAACCCCACGAACCTTCCGCCGTGGACCTCGTGCACCGCCATGGCCAAGCCAGCGACCACACACACACACCTGTGATCTGTCCTTGCCCTCGGGCTCTGCCTCTACCACTGTAGTAGTCGTCGCCTCGTCGGTGCGCGGCGGCAGCGTGCTCCGTCCTGGAACGCCGGGTCCAGCGAGGCGCTCTCCCCCGCCGCGCCAGAGGACACGACCGTTTCGAGCTGCTGCGGTACAGAATGGAGTAATGGACGCAGGTTTGCTGCAGCGATGATTAATGCTGCTGTCGCCGCCATGGACCTGGTCCACAGAATGATGGACTTTTTTGCTACAACAAAGAAGACGATGCTTTATTTTAGACAGCGGGAAAAGTACTTGGTACTCGGGTACCGGGCCGGTGCCAAGTTCCAAGGGAAATAACAATACCTGTACGGAGTACTAGCAGTACTTGACTTTTGTGGCTTATGGGTTTTCCTTTCTTTTCTTGCTTACGGGGTTCCTCTTGCTTTgcttcaaagtttcagcatttcaAACGGAAAACAAGTACGCGAGTTTTTCTATTTCTTAGGCAATAACATTGCTAAATCAGCTCTAAGAACCATTTTATCTAAATAGAATAAGACACCCGCTCAACTACAAATAATATGAGAACATCTGTTTAAATGATTATCAATATCGACCACAAAGTAACTATTGATGAGTCGATTGGGCCGTAGACACTTCAAAGTGAGTAGGAGCGTCTTTGCTCAAGGATTTATACAtgacaagaaaaagaaaaataatgtTTAATTGCTAAGACGAAAACTATACAATTAAATGTTAAGTTAGAGGTTAGTGCTGGTATATCATTGCTTggcattttatgttggtatataatTGCTTCAAAAAAGTTATGAAAAAATATGATtactttatgtgaagaaataaagTAAAATTAGTGAGTTGATTatttatttttaaaaataaatGAACAAATAGTTTTGAGCAAACTTTGATATTTCATATAAAAAGTGTTGATTACATCCTTAAGTGCATCCACAATTTTCTCGCAATTTGTGGGTGGCAGATTATTTTTCTATAATTTTTAAGCATTTTTACATTCTTTGTGTATAAATTAGATCATTGACCGCTCGAAGCCCACGTGTCAATTTTGCTATTACTCCGGTTAAATCATTGATTAATTGACCAACTGGTGGAAGCTACAATATATTGGACCAACAAGTGATAAAATATAAAAGTGTCAAACAAgtgtttttataaaaaagaaggatGAAAAACTGCTGAAACACGCAATTTCCTCGTGAATATCACCGAGTTGCTTATAATTAGACCCAGCAAGTGGAAAGGAAGTGTGCTTCTCAAAAAGCACCAAAAATCACGGAGGGGAAGGGGGTATATGAGCCGAGTCCACGGAGCACTGACCACTTCTGCATTGCAGGTGAGCAGAGCAGGCCAAAGGCAGAGAGCTCTCTCGCTCGCTCTCCCTCTCACACGGCTTTCCCTCTCGTCCCGTTCGAACGAGGAATCCGAGGCCCCAGCACGGCCGGCGATGGCCGCGGCAAGGCCGCAGCACAGGGCGCCGCCGGGCCGCGTGCCCACGAGGTGGGCGGCGGCGCTCTGCACCGCCTGCTTCTTCCTCGGCGTCTTCGTCGTCAACCGGTTCGCATTCGCTCCCCCTCCCCCCAAATCCGCCGTTTCTCTTGGATTTCTCGCTCCCTCTCGGCCTTACCCGCCCCAATCTCTCTTTCTCGCCACGATTCGTTGCAATGTTCGTCGATTTCGTGGGGGGCGGAAGTGGTGATGTTCGCTCTGCATCATTTGCAGGTACTGGGCAGTTCCCGAACCACCCGATTGCCCAAACAAGGTAATGCGTCACTCTAACCCACTTCCCCCCATCTTGCCTTGATGCCCATTTAGATTTAGGTGCACATTGCCAACTGTTTCGAATTTGCAGGCAAGTTCTGGTGCTCACTCGAGGGGCGTGCTGAACCAAGTGTCACAGACTAGCGAAGTCGTCATGTAATGCCTCTGAACCTTGAGCAGCCGTGAATCTCTCGTACCGAGTCTGGATTTGCTTACGCTGTTCCTGTCCGCAGCGCGTTGGACAGAACGATTTCGGACATCGAGATGCGCCTGGCTGCCGCTAGGGCTGAGCAGATGAGGGGCCAAGGCGTGCCGCCGGCGAGTGATTCGGCGGTTGACCGGGGGAACATGGGGCACCGGATGTTTTTCGTCATGGGCATCATGACCACGTTTGATAACCGCAACCGCAGAGACTCGCTCAGGCAGACGTGGATGCCACAAGGTAGATTCGAACCCTTTCAACCTAGCACGCCGGTCCAATTGTTTATGTTTTCTGTCTGATGCAATGCTTTCTAGGCGTGCACCTGCAAAGGCTGGAGAAGGAGAAGGGCATCGTCATCCGTTTTGTTATTGGACGAAGGTGTGGCCGAGTCCAAATCAGGGGAACAAATAGCCGTTGTTCTTGCCTAATACATTTTACTGAATTTTGGGGATTGCTTCTTGTAGTGCAAATGCTAGCCCTGACAGTGAAGTGGAGCGTGCCATAGATGCAGAAGACAAAGAATACAGTGACATTCTGAGACTTGTATGCTCGGTCGATTACTTTCAAATGCTTCAGCTTTTGCCAATGGCTAACAGTATTGACGCCCCTTGCAGAATCACGTTGAAGGCTATGGCGGCCTTCCTGTGAAGATTCAGATGTTTCTTTCAACTGCTCTGTCCACGTGGGATGCGGATTTCTATATCAAAGCTGATGATGATGTTCATGTCAACATTGGTATGCAAACGCAGAGCCTTTCGAGTTTTGGCCGTTGCTGCTAAATGTTTCATCGGTATTGTGGCCAATCTTTGATATCACACACTGAGATTTACTCTCTTAATACAGGCATTACTGGATCGATTTTGGCACGGCATAGATCGAAACCTCGGGTGTACATCGGCTGCATGAAATCCGGACCTGTTATTGCTAACAAGTAATACACCAGAAATCCAGATTGTTTCTAATTGATTTAAGTAGTACTAAACATATGGGAGACGTGTCAGACCTACTAGATATGCTCCCAACAGATGTTTAACCTTACCTGCATTTCTTCTAAAATGATTTAATATATTGTCTGCCTAATGTTCACAGTGAATCTAAGTATTATGAACCAGATCACTGGAAGTTTGGGACCGCCGGTAACAATTACTTCCGGCATGCAACACGGCAGCTGTATGCTGTAACAAGGGATTTGGCGACATACATATCGGCAAACAGGTGAGTTCTAATGTGgatttgccccccccccccccccccccccgcacgtGGTCCAGGTGATGATTAAAAAATATGTGGATATGCAATGGCAGATAAAATACTGCTTCATTTCATTCCTGTTCGTCATTTTCAGGCATATCTTGCACAAATATACAAATGAAGATGTATCATTTGGTTCTTGGTTGATCGGTTTGGATGTTGAGCATGTTGATGAGAGAAGCCTCTGTTGTGGTACACCCCCAGGTTGCATCTTGCTTCTTTACTATCCATGCTCCATTTTGCTTCAGCAGATTACTCTAGTTTATCCAGATAATTATTGCATGCTCATTAGGGCATCGCTTAACATGGAAGTTATATGCTTTACAGTACCAAGTAGTTGAGCCAATCATTTTGAATTTTGTACCAAGAAAAAGATGATATAGTGCTCTTAACAACTACAGTGTTTGTTAGCACCTTTCTCCAACAATCAAAGATTCAAGACTTGCTTTTACCACCTTTCTGACCCCCAGCTCCCCAGAAATTGCTCTACACATCAAACTTGTCCTTACATCACATGGGCATTTCATTGATCTGAATGTTACCAGCACTTTGTACTTGATTACTCTTAACCCGAATGACCTCAGAATAAAATGACAGCCAGTGCAAGTCTACTGGGTGTTGACCTATCTTCTCTGTCATTTAGTTACTCTTTTGACTATTGCACTTCAGTAGGCATGGACACAGCACATGGATCTATCTTCTCATGTACGATGTGGTGAATGAGCATCAGTACAATTTGCTTTCTTAGACCATCAATAGGCTGTTCTTAATGCTCTATTGCTTGGAATTTTCACTTCACCAACCATTATTGCCAGACTACTCGGCATTTGCGGCATTTGCCGCAATTGCTACGCACTTTGGATCGCTGTTCAGATCACGGGAACATATTCAGCTGATGAATATATTCATGTGACATCTTCTTCTCTGATCATGCAGACTgcgaatggaaggcacaggccggGAATCCATGCGCGGCATCCTTCGACTGGAACTGCTCTGGCATCTGCAATCCGGCAGAGAGAATGCAGGAGGTGCACCTGCGATGCTGGGAACATCGCGAGGCCTCTCTGCCGCAAGCGCAGTCTTGACAACCAAGGGGTGGTGGCACACTGGCACCGGCTCCATGTAAACTCGTGTAAATTACTAGCATTCCGTAGACGCAGACACAACAGTTGTCGTGCCGTGGTCCAGGCTCTCGGAGCTGCAAAATTTTGGATTCCCATGCCGCGCATTGGCACGAATCGGGGGAAATTCATTGGCACGTGACCACTCGACACGAATCTGAACGGAACTACTGCATAGTGAAGGTTTTATATCGTGTAAGATATGCGGTATGTGAAAATGAATGCAGGAAAGCTCTGCAAATTGTGTGGTCAGAATATTTGACTTGGAATCAGTAAGTGGCCTCTGAGGAAGTATTATCTCCTGGGTGCTTCCCGCAAATGCTGAACTCCATACTTTGACTATTAGAAAAACTTGATCAAACTAATTAGGCTCTTACACTATCTCATAGGCATGCACACAACTAATTACTGCTCATCCGGTTTCTCTATGGTGCATGCACACAGCTAATTACTGCTCATCCGGTTTCTCTATGGTGCATGCACATAATGACATTAACCAAGATTTTCTGAATTCTAACTTCATTTTTTTTCCAAACAAACCATATAAAAACGATTGATGAACCCTTTTCACTGTTAtcacgacgagatcttcaaaacttaaTCTCATATTGATATGTTTTGACAATATTTGTTTTATAGTAATTGCGAAATTAGTGACACTTACATGCCAGATTATATAGTACTTACCTCCTAGGTTATAATTACTTCGTTGTCAGAATACGGAACATCATTCTGCACCAATGCAAGACTCGCATGATAATAATTTGTGGCATGATTTGATAGCATCTGTTAGCAGTCGGAAACACTTACATACACATTCTCTAGTTTATAGCATACATGGGCATGGGTAGCCCGTCCCAAGTCCCAACCCGAAAATCCCAGGCCTGGGCTTGAAATCTAGGCCTGGCCGGGCCTGGCTAGTGCAAAATGATGATTTGATGAAGGGGCCTGGCCCGTGGCCAGATGGCCCACCGGGCTTTCAAACTTTTTGCCTGGGATGGGCCTAGGCCGATATTTTAGCCTCGGGCTTTTTCTGGCCCTTCCCGGAGGATGTACACGTATAGCTTTTAACAACACTACAATGAATGAAGTCTAAAAAAACACTACAATGTGTCTAATCATGCACTCCATTCGATCCAAAATAATTAATACTAGATCATGTAGGCGCGCATTGCTGCGCCCGTCCATTGGTAATATAGAATGTTAGGAAATGGAGGAACTCTATTCATTTTGAACCAAAAAGTTTGATATATATACTAAAACTAAGTTAAAATTTGAAGTGCAATTTAGAGCAATGTTAATAACTCTTATGAAGTATCAAGTATGCCAGCcataattttattttcatttatgtAATCAGATGGAAGCAAAAATAAAATGGAACACTATAGGATTTGATAGTAATTTGAGTGTACAATGTTGCCGCGTCCCCAATTTCTCCAATAGAATATAAGATAATTCCCTAAATCCATGGAATCATGAATAATATATAAAAAAACATATGTTATTATGCAATAAACCATGACAGCATATCAATTGTCTGCACCCTAGTCAAAATATTATGTATTATAACACATAAAATAGCCAAAATTGGAAACTGAGTACATATAGTTGTCTGTCTGATTCATAGAATGAACGAATGCAGTCTTTTCTCTTCATTGCCCGAGAAATTCAATGTCATTGATAAGGCTATCATTGAAGAAGAATGGATGAAGTACTATTATTTCACCGAGTCCTGAATGAAAAAAATTCTTAAGATAAAAATATCTTCATCAGCACAATCAAATGATAGTAGGTTGTGAAATAATCTCTAAAGTATTTCAGGAAAACAGGTTATAATTTTTAATTATGAAGTAACAAAACACTGCAAATCAACTAAGGAAATAATTATATAAAAAGTGGCAGTCTGTAATTGGTCACTGCTAAGCAAGACCATGGTTGGTACCGATGAATAAAACAATAGTCACTACTAAGAGAGTACTTATATTTGTGTCTGTCCGAGAAGTCCGAGAACAGCACCTACCTACCTAATATCAAATCAGAGTTATAGATTGTGTATGGCTATGAAAGTTTCTTAGCTTTATCTCTGAAGCTTGGAAAATAAAATATAGACCAACCCTGATGGAGTTTTCTAAACAGAATATTGCCACAATAATATTGGAATCTCCAGATTTGGGTATCTCTAGCTGTATGGTATGAACTTGCAGGTAAAAAGCTTAGTTGAACTGTAGGAACTTTTCttacttttttttccttttgaatTCTCATGGATCATGATCAACCAGGACACTTGCTGTATCGTTTTCCAAGAACACAATATGCAGGATGGGTGCAGACTGAATGAAAGCTCCACGACCCGAACCATCTTAGCTGCCCATCAAGGATAGTGTGGTGTTATGGCTGACCATGTCATCTCCCTCTGCTCTCCTTGCTCAACGTGCCTTAGTGAACAACAGCAAAATAGTCTATGCGCACGGAAAAACAATGAACTCCTTCACCTCTCCGATGTTGCTGCACATTTGCCAGGAGTTAGAAATCCCATTTTAGGGATGGTTGAGAGCTGCAACAAAAGAGCAACAAGTCTCGCATCAGTTAAGTTCCATTCCACAAAATAATAAAGAGAGCACCACCTCAAATGATCAAGAAGTTCCATTTTAATCAACTTCGCTCACATCTCTATCTTGGACTATGTTTGCAACACTATTGGTCTTCTGTGTAGCACAAATAATCTTGGAAAAATGAAtgacacaaaaaaaaaacagcgAGTCAAATAAAAAATTACCTTGCAATTGCACGTGTTGCTCCATGTTCTGCAGGAGCATCTTCAATTCAATATTCTTGGTAGAAAGTCCAGCAGTCTTGTAATTCTACCTCTCTCATAAGATAGAAGTGAGCCTCTCCTTTTCCTTTCCTTGTGTATCGTTGCTTCATATGTGCAATCTCGGAAAAAAAAATCTCGACAAAAATATGTGCAATAGTTCATCCTGTATTCCTCTGATCATGCCGACCGTGCCAAACCCAATTAGGCAGAGGAGAGCAACTTGGCAGTGCGTCAGACGGGAAGCAGCAATACGTCACAAACCATGTAGGTGGGACAGGCAGGTAGAATGCAAGATCTCATGAAATAGACGACCACGGATTCGCCGAGTGAGACGGGAGTCCAGGTCGGGATAGAGAGATGTGGTGTCtggaaaatattagggttagatgCTGGACATGGAATATTGTTTCAAGTAACACGAAATTGCAGCGTTGTTTAATGTAGGCCCGTGTTGAGGGATCCCAATCCGCGGCCTGCAAGGAATGCAAACATCACCGACGCTGTGGAGAACAAATAAAATTGGTCAACGCTACTCTAAATCCATCTGAGAGTAGAACTTGTTAGGTTGATCTCCCACGTATCGACCCAACGGTCGATCACGACCTTGtctcgcgccctgatcgggggcgcccaacccaCATGGTTGGTGGGCCCCCGTCGCCAGCGCCATATAAAAGAGGTGGGGGCCGGGGCACGGACGCCAAGGTCGTCCGCTGCCGTCCTCCCCACCAACACACACAAACCCTAAGCCACCCGATCTGGTGAGGCGCTGTAGCGGCGGGAAGCACCACCGACATCGCCGCCACTcctccgtcgccgtcgccgccatggTGAGCTCCTCGTCGACGAAGACCGACGGTATGCGACCCGACTGTCTCTCATCTAGTACTAGTCCCGGTTAGATGCGATTACTCACTAGATGCAACAGCTAGAGGTCCTACTAGAAATCtaacaatggtatcagagcatgtcTAGTCTTGTTGATCTAGTTGAGGTAGAAACCATACGGGATAGAATCGAAAACAGAGAGTTTACTTTTTAGTCTTGCAAACCCTAAACCTAGATCGGATCACCCCGATTAGAACCAGAAATTAGATAAGAGAAGGGGACAGAGAGAGGGAGGCGGCATCCATGCCAGCCTCCACCTACCGGCGAACTCCGGGAAGGGCCCTCCGCTCAGCAGAGGCGCCGTGCCAGGGCACCGCGGCCAATCCCCTCGACGGAGGCGCGCCCACCCGCAAGGGGAACGCGCGCACCGGCGAGAGGGTAGGCTACGGCGCCGCCATTCCCCACCTCCCCGCGCGTCCGCGCGACGGCCTGCTGCGGCGGCCACCGTCCGTGTTTTTCTCTTGCGTCGTCGGGTGTGTGTGAGAGAGGAACAGAGGGGGAGAGTGAGGGTTAGGGTTTCAGGGGCGACTGCCGACCCCGTTTTGTTCGACAGAGAACGGCGCGCGGCCATCCGATCGAATCCGACGGTCAGTTTTTTCAGAAGCCGTTTCGAGCCAGAGAGAGGAGAGAAGAGGCCGTGGGCCGGTGCTGGGCGCGGCCCATGCAGCGGCGCAGCTTGTTTTCCGCTCGTGCGCATTTTTGGCCTTTAGCAGAGCATCAGAGAAGAGCCCATCTGGGCTGGTTGGCATGTTTTGCTTTTTGTTTCCAGTAATTGTTTTCTGTTTTTAGTTTCTGGAAATAATTTAGCACTAAGAATAAAAGTGAGTTTGGAATTTTTTCCTGTGGGTTAAGATTCGAAAATTAAGTTAAGTTTCCGCTGTGTTAGTCAAATTGAAGTCATATTTTATTGTTTCCTAATTTAATTGGAACCAACGGGAAAATTGAATTAGGAAATGAGAGTTAGTTTTAAGTATGATGATTTTATTTAATGACCAACGTTGTTAATAAAA
It includes:
- the LOC127314310 gene encoding beta-1,6-galactosyltransferase GALT31A, giving the protein MAAARPQHRAPPGRVPTRWAAALCTACFFLGVFVVNRYWAVPEPPDCPNKASSGAHSRGVLNQVSQTSEVVIALDRTISDIEMRLAAARAEQMRGQGVPPASDSAVDRGNMGHRMFFVMGIMTTFDNRNRRDSLRQTWMPQGVHLQRLEKEKGIVIRFVIGRSANASPDSEVERAIDAEDKEYSDILRLNHVEGYGGLPVKIQMFLSTALSTWDADFYIKADDDVHVNIGITGSILARHRSKPRVYIGCMKSGPVIANNESKYYEPDHWKFGTAGNNYFRHATRQLYAVTRDLATYISANRHILHKYTNEDVSFGSWLIGLDVEHVDERSLCCGTPPDCEWKAQAGNPCAASFDWNCSGICNPAERMQEVHLRCWEHREASLPQAQS